Within Kineothrix sp. MB12-C1, the genomic segment GGAATGCATCGTGTGCCGTAACCAGTACACGCTGTTCTTCCGATAGTTCTGCCACCCGGTTACGGATGTATGTATCCGTTTCATCCAGTTCTTTCAAGTAAGTTTCCAGATTCGCTTCATAGTCCGATTTTCCTTCCGGGTCTGCTTCGGATAATCCGTCCGTCACGGTCTGTGCCGCTTCTTTCCACAGGGAGACATCAAACCAAATGTGTGGATCGTAGGCGGAACTATCGTCTTCCGAGGCCAGAAGCTTGGATTCGTCTAAGCCTTCTTCAATACAAATGACAGTCGATCCCTGACCGGATAGGTTTTCAAATATTTCACCCATTTTACCTTCCAGATGCAGGCCATTGTACACAACTACATCCGCCTTCTGCATTAGGGAAACATCTCCCGCACTGGCCTGATAGAGGAGAGGATCAATACCAGGACCCATCAAGCCATCCACCGTAACCCGTTCGCCGCCGATTGCCGTGGATAAATCAGCTAGCATAGTAGTGGTTGCTACAACATTTACCTTCTCTTCTTTCGTGGAATCCATATTAGCTACCGGCGCCGTACAGCCCACAAGCAGTAAAGATAAACTCAGGAATGTACAAAATAATGTTTTGATTTTATGATTCATAAGTAACCTCCTAAATAATGTATTTGGTGTTATAACCCCTCCGTCTGGTCCACATAGATTTGACAAGCGGCTTTATAACTGATTTGAACACGCTTGCCATCCAGGTCAAGCGTAAGCGGCCCTTCATATTCCCCAACTTCAATAATGCGAACAGCGTTTCCAATTGCAACCTCGATCTCCTGCGGATAATTCAGAAACTGATCCAGCCGCGCCGTCAGCCGCCGAGGCGTAATATGCTCTAAAAGCTCCGCGTCTTCATGAGCTTCACTCCATGAATATCCAAGATGACGCATAAGGATAATCTTCTCCATTTGCAATTTTAAAATATATCTTTTAGGTATGCCTAAATATGTTTATATTATATGCCTAAACATCAGAAATTGCAACCAACTTTTAAAAATGATTAAACATGATGCTCGTTCGTTAAGCGCGGGAAACACCGTTTACCATGACTAATTTATGAGTTCACGTCATAAAGTGTTACATATGCATAGTATAAAAAATGAAATAGAGGACGAACATTTATGAACAAGCCTACAGAGAATGAATTCCATACCATTCGTGGATATCAACTAAAACAGCAAAATGAGAGCGGGCTTACGCCTGCTCTGGAAGATTATCTCGAAATGACATACCGGTTATGTGTGGAAGAAAAATATACGCGTATTAACAAACTTTCCAAAAGTCTGCATGTCAGTCCGCCCGCTGCATCAAAGATGGTTTCCAAGCTTGTGGAATTTGGGTTTTTAGAATATGACAGCCTTGAATGTATCCGGCTGACTAAAGAAGGAAAATGTGCTGGTGCATATCTGCTGGAACGCCATTATATCATGGAGAGTTTTTTTTCTTTGCTTGGAAGTGAAACTCCCCTAAAGGAAACAGAATTGGTCGAGCATATGCTATGTCGGTCTACCGTGCTTAAAATTCAGGCACTAGTGGATTTTTTTAACCAGAATACAGATCTTCATCAGCAGTTTCATTCATTCATTGATTCCTATAATTTCTCCAAAATCTAAAATATAATCTTTGTCTCAATCTTCTTCATAATCTGTATCCCATAGACAAATAAATTATGATATAAGTTTCCTTTATAAAATGGACAGAATAAAACCTCCAAATTGACTTGGAGGTTTTATTCTACTCACTTAATTTCATTCAGTTTACACTCTTCTCACGCCATACTGTACATCGAGTCTTTCTCATGAGCTAAGCTTTATTACTCATTAAATATTTTGATGTCCTTAAACATTCTATGCATTTTATGCTCATCAAACGGCAGATATTCTGCTATCGTAAATCCAACAACATTGGCGTTCTCAGTTATACACTTCAGTATACCGGAAAGCTTCTCCATCTTCATCCTTCCACTGCCACTACCATCTCCAACCAACTCTTTGTTCGCAAAATAGGTGGAATGAAATAAATTTGCATCCAATACATCAATATCAAGATGAACCAATATATGGTCAAAACGTCACAGGAAATTCTTGATTTCATCATCAGATATAAATTCCTTTGTCTGCACGCTGTAATCTACACCCATATCTTTTAAAAACTTCTCCTGGTAACTATCCGATATACGTTGCAACTCAGGACTCTGCCACTCCCTAAAACCGCGAACCCACAGCATATGTACCCAAAGGGCAAAGGACAACGGCAATAAGATTGGTGATTCAGAACGCCCCGGCCAATTGGAATTTGTCACATACACAACCTACCAAACATTCTTGTGTATTCTTTCAGTTATAAGGTATTCTTTTTGCTCCACGCATGAAGCATTTACACTCGCTTTTCCCACAGCTATAAAACACGGCATAAGGTAATCCTCCGGGAAATTTAATACTTTTCTTGCTATTATCAATTGGTACTATTTCCATCACTATAAGAGCCTACTTTAGCATTCTCTGCGATAAGTTCTACATCTCATGCTGCTTTTCTTTGATCTTAGCACCGTATTCATACTCTCTTTCCGCATATAGAAAACAATCATAACAAAATATTATAAACATATCCTCTGAATTTTACACATACTTATTCCCTTAATATTTTCTGCATTGCTTTACCTTTCGCTAACTCATCTATTAATTTATCTAAATATCGGATTTGCCGCATTAAATCATCTTCTATTTCTTCCACTCGATATCCACAGATAACCCCTTTGATGAGTAAAGCATTCGGGTTAATATGAGGTGCCTGTTTAAAGAATGTTTCTAAATCTGTTTCTTTAGTTATTTGCTGTTGTAATGAATGCTCATCATAACCGGTAAGCCAAAAAATGATTTCATCTACTTCTTTTTTTGTCCTCCCTTTCTTCTCTGCTTTTTGGATATAAAGTGGATAAATACTTGAAAAAGGCATTTTAAAAATACGTGATTTTTCCATATCGAAACGCTCCTTTGCTATAAAATTGAACATCATGCTCATTCTTTCTATTCTTTTGACTGCAAGAAATCATCTTAAGTTGATCTCCAACACTAACTTCGTTATAGCTTTATTGTGTACCCGTATTATTCGTATGATTCATTATACCATTTTTGCGGATTCCCCGGAACCCGCATTTTTAGACTTATCATTTTCAGGAAATGGTTTTATATAGCATGGTGTATAGATTACTTTCTTATCCATTTGAATACCTCCTTAATTATATTTATTCAATCGGTGAATCTGCAGTTTTGTTCTTTTATATACAATTAACCCTCGTGGCTTAATGCAAGCAACGAGGGTCATCTTGAAAATTACATTATCTCACTGTCTCACAGTAAGAACTAATTCTCTTAACTTTATAACTGGGGACCTGCAGAAACTAATGCCTTACCTGCCTCATTCCCTTCATATTTCACAAAATTCTTCACAAAACGCTGTGCCAGATCTTTGGCCTTGGTATCCCACTCGGAAGCATTTGCATAGGTGTCGCGAGGATCAAGAATCTTGGAATCCACTCCCGGCAATTCTGTCGGAATATCGAAATTAAAGTACGGTAACTTCTTGATCGGTGCATTTGCAATGGCACCGTCCAAAATTGCATCGATGATACCACGTGTGTCACGGATAGAGATACGCTTCCCTGAACCATTCCAGCCGGTGTTGACAAGATATGCCTTCGCACCGCTTTCCTGCATTTTCTTAACGAGCTCCTCCGCATACTTAGTCGGATGAAGTTCCAGAAATGCCTGACCGAAACAAGCGGAAAATGTAGGTGTAGGCTCTGTGATTCCGCGCTCTGTACCGGCGAGTTTCGCTGTGAATCCGGACAAGAAGTAATACTGAGTCTGTTCCGGAGTTAAAACGGATACCGGAGGAAGAACACCGAATGCATCTGCCGATAGGAAGATAACATCTTTTGCTGCCGGAGCTGCTGAAACCGGCTGAACAATATTCTTAATGTGGTCAATCGGATAAGATACACGAGTATTCTCAGTCACGCTCTTGTCATTGAAATCAATCTTACCGTCCGCATCAAGCGTAACATTCTCCAGAAGAGCGTCTCGCTTAATCGCATTGTAAATGTCCGGCTCTGATTCCTTATCGAGGTCAATCACTTTAGCATAACATCCGCCTTCAAAGTTGAATACGCCCTTGTCATCCCAGCCATGCTCGTCATCTCCGATGAGAAGACGTTTCGGATCTGTCGATAATGTAGTTTTACCTGTTCCGGAAAGTCCGAAGAAAATCGCGGTATTCTCACCGTTCAAATCAGTATTTGCAGAACAATGCATAGAAGCAATACCCTTCAGCGGCAAATAGTAGTTCATCATAGAGAACATCCCCTTCTTCATCTCACCGCCGTACCAAGTATTTACGATAACCTGTTCACGAGTTGTTATGTTGAACAATACACCCGTCTCAGAATTCAGACCCAGTTCTTTGAAATTCTCTACTTTTGCCTTAGAAGCGTTATATACAATAAAATCGGGTTTAAAATCTTCCAATTCCTCAGCGGTAGGCTTAATAAACATGTTCGTAACGAAATGAGCCTGCCATGCAACCTCAACAATGAAACGAATCGCCATGCGGGTATCCTTATTAGCGCCGCAAAATGCATCTACAACAAAAAGTCTTTTATTAGAAAGCTCATTCAGAGCGATCTCTTTCACAGTGTCCCATGCTTCCTGGCTAGCCGGGTGATTATCGTTCTTATACTCGTCAGAGGTCCACCATACGGTATCCTTGGAATTCTCGTCCATGACAATGAACTTATCCTTAGGCGAACGTCCCGTATAAATACCTGTCATAACATTTACTGCACCAAGCTCGCTTACCTGACCCCTTTCAAAGCCCTCCAAACTTGGTTTTGTCTCTTCCTCAAATAACATCTCATAAGAAGGATTTCGAACAATTTCTGTAACCCCGGTGATGCCATATTGGCTTAAATCAATACTTGCCATCCTTTACCAACCTCTCTTTCATTTTTATTATGTCCAATTTATTGTCTCACTTTTTACATAAGCTGTCAACAAACGGGCGAGATTGAGTTTCCGCAACCTTCCATAAGACCATACATCGACTTGCCTCTTTAATGCTGGTGGGCGGAAAATCAGATGATTTTCCGCCCACCAGCAAGTGTAAAGTATTATATTATTCTACCAACTGAAGGATTTTATCATCTCCGGGGCTCGGAATCCCCCTGCCGTCCAAGTTGCTGGTAGTAAGATATATGGAATCATCCCTCGCATGATAGGCTTCCCTTAATCGTCCGTAACGGCCCTGCAATAACCGTTCCATATTAACCACTTGTGTCCCTAATTCGTCAAAGGTAATTGCCAAGAGTGCACTCCCCCTGAGTGTCGATACAAGCAACTGACCCGTTCTGGGGCCTGAGGCTACAAAAGCTATTCCCGCAGGGGCCCAGGTATTATTTCCACTTTGTATGACCGGCTTAATAAAATCATATCCCTGCATTTCCTCATCACCTATAACTAAGGGCCAGCCATAATTACCACCCGGTTGTACGATATTAATTTCATCATGGGCTGTTTCCCCATGATCCGAGGCATATAATATCCCCCTATCATTCCAAGCCAAACCCTGAGGATTCCTGAATCCTAAAGCATAAACCGGCGAACCATTGAAAGGGTTATCAGGAGGAATACTTCCATCTGTTCCAATTCTTAGAATCTTACCTGCCAGACTGTTTATATCCTGTGCAAGATAACGTTCTTCAGCATCCCCGGTAGTTATATACAGGTAACCATCGGGTCCGATTTTTATCCTTCCCCCGTTATGGAACTGACCTGCCGGAATTCGATCCAAAATAATTTCCTCTCCGGATGCTGTATTGTCCTGGATATGCATACGTACCACACGGCTATAAAGTCCTCCGTTCTCCTGATAGGTATACATAAGATAAATATATCCGTTTGAAAGAAAATCTTTATCCAAAGCAAGCCCCATAAGTCCGCCTTCTCCCATACTGACAAAAGGAGGTTCGAATGTATACACCGGCTCCGGATTTAATGTCCCGTTTTCTATGACACGCAGGTTTCCGTTGCGCTCCGTAAAAAACAGCCTGCCGTCTTCACTGATATCTACTGCCCAAGGTATATGGAGGTTTTCTGCAATCGCCCGAAATTCAAATGAATTATTCCGGGAGTTAAGTACACCTAACCGGGTATAATCCTCCTCGTTTAATGTGATAAGACTTCCGCTAATCATGGCTTCTTCCTTAAACTCTTTACCGGCATTGCCACCGTATCTTTCCTACCACTATATGTAGGAAAGTATGATTATGTGTGCGGTATGTTCTATAGACGTTTTCTCGATTGCCTTGCCCAAGAAAGGTGGAAACGAACAACAGGTGCTCCTTTTTCGAGAAATTCACCTTGCAATTCCTGTTGGGCATCCGTAACAAAATATACTTAACACCCATACTTCATTTATAATATAAGTTCTATACACTTGCCAAACTGGAATCGGCTATTTCAAGTTTGTATAAACCGGTTGCCATATCTAAAATAAATCCGTTTCTTTCAAGAAGCTTTATTGAATCCGTATTTTCAGGAACAGGATCAGCAACAATTTGTACAGGTTCCTCAAGTGAGATGATTAGCTGACACAGTTGTTGAACAATCATACTTCCCATACCTTTTTTAAGAAAAACTTCTTCTCCAATCAGATAATCAATGGCAAAAGTGCCTGGCGGCTCATTATCCCATTCAAAGCCCTCTGGTGTTTGGGAACAATTATAATATTGACAAAATCCAACCGGCGTGTTCTCATATGTAACAATGTAATGACTTAACCAGCCGAAATCACCATTGTCATTTCGAATTTCCGTCAACCATTCTTGCGGCTCACCATACCATTTTTTTATATATTTCTTATTCAGCCACACTTCTAATATAAAAAAATCATCTTTATTTACCGGACGAAGGCAAAACATATTCTCATCAATCCACTTCCTCATATATTTAGTTCTCCTATAAGTAACCAGTTCATATTACAAATACTTTTCTATAATTACTTTGTTCAATAATACACTTATTCCATTCACTTAATTTCTTTCTATTCTGATAGACATCTTGTCAAATATCCCCTGCATTTCCAAGGATAATATTTTTAAATTCGAAAGGGTTATTAATCCAAAACCGAACCTCTTTCTCTTAAAAAAGGGGTCATATCTAAGTTCACTATCATTCCTTCCTGCCTATAATTCATGATATATAGGTTTCATCTTCTCAAAAGTACAAAACGTTCTATATCCCATGCTTTTCAATTCTTCTTTCACTTCATCTATATGGTCTGCCAAATGTTCTGTTTCGTGTGTATCCGAACCAAGTGTTATGATGGTTCCGCCAAGTTCAAAATAACGTTTTAAAATTCTTCTGGAAGGCATTAAATCTTTTAAACCATACTTAAAACTTGACGTGTTAATTTCTATTCCTTTTTCATCTTCAATAGCAAGCCTTAGTATGGGATCAACGTATTCCATAATTTTCTCATCCGGAAAGTCACCCATTTTATCATATCGCTTAATCATATCCAGATGCCCCAGCACAGAATAGGACTTAAAGTTTTTCATTACGTCATAAATTGCCTTGTAATAATCCTCCTGATATTCTTGCTGTTTTTTTCCTCCTTGATAAGCATAATTCCAAAATTCCTTATTATCAATC encodes:
- a CDS encoding metal ABC transporter solute-binding protein, Zn/Mn family — translated: MNHKIKTLFCTFLSLSLLLVGCTAPVANMDSTKEEKVNVVATTTMLADLSTAIGGERVTVDGLMGPGIDPLLYQASAGDVSLMQKADVVVYNGLHLEGKMGEIFENLSGQGSTVICIEEGLDESKLLASEDDSSAYDPHIWFDVSLWKEAAQTVTDGLSEADPEGKSDYEANLETYLKELDETDTYIRNRVAELSEEQRVLVTAHDAFQYFGKAYGFEVRGLQGISTDAEAGTADVSNLANFIVERQIKAIFVESSVPPKTIEALQAAVKAKGFDVAIGGELFSDSLGDADSGADTYILTVKANIDTIVDALK
- a CDS encoding metal-dependent transcriptional regulator; this encodes MEKIILMRHLGYSWSEAHEDAELLEHITPRRLTARLDQFLNYPQEIEVAIGNAVRIIEVGEYEGPLTLDLDGKRVQISYKAACQIYVDQTEGL
- a CDS encoding metal-dependent transcriptional regulator is translated as MNKPTENEFHTIRGYQLKQQNESGLTPALEDYLEMTYRLCVEEKYTRINKLSKSLHVSPPAASKMVSKLVEFGFLEYDSLECIRLTKEGKCAGAYLLERHYIMESFFSLLGSETPLKETELVEHMLCRSTVLKIQALVDFFNQNTDLHQQFHSFIDSYNFSKI
- a CDS encoding DUF2200 domain-containing protein, coding for MEKSRIFKMPFSSIYPLYIQKAEKKGRTKKEVDEIIFWLTGYDEHSLQQQITKETDLETFFKQAPHINPNALLIKGVICGYRVEEIEDDLMRQIRYLDKLIDELAKGKAMQKILRE
- the pckA gene encoding phosphoenolpyruvate carboxykinase (ATP), which codes for MASIDLSQYGITGVTEIVRNPSYEMLFEEETKPSLEGFERGQVSELGAVNVMTGIYTGRSPKDKFIVMDENSKDTVWWTSDEYKNDNHPASQEAWDTVKEIALNELSNKRLFVVDAFCGANKDTRMAIRFIVEVAWQAHFVTNMFIKPTAEELEDFKPDFIVYNASKAKVENFKELGLNSETGVLFNITTREQVIVNTWYGGEMKKGMFSMMNYYLPLKGIASMHCSANTDLNGENTAIFFGLSGTGKTTLSTDPKRLLIGDDEHGWDDKGVFNFEGGCYAKVIDLDKESEPDIYNAIKRDALLENVTLDADGKIDFNDKSVTENTRVSYPIDHIKNIVQPVSAAPAAKDVIFLSADAFGVLPPVSVLTPEQTQYYFLSGFTAKLAGTERGITEPTPTFSACFGQAFLELHPTKYAEELVKKMQESGAKAYLVNTGWNGSGKRISIRDTRGIIDAILDGAIANAPIKKLPYFNFDIPTELPGVDSKILDPRDTYANASEWDTKAKDLAQRFVKNFVKYEGNEAGKALVSAGPQL
- a CDS encoding PQQ-dependent sugar dehydrogenase translates to MISGSLITLNEEDYTRLGVLNSRNNSFEFRAIAENLHIPWAVDISEDGRLFFTERNGNLRVIENGTLNPEPVYTFEPPFVSMGEGGLMGLALDKDFLSNGYIYLMYTYQENGGLYSRVVRMHIQDNTASGEEIILDRIPAGQFHNGGRIKIGPDGYLYITTGDAEERYLAQDINSLAGKILRIGTDGSIPPDNPFNGSPVYALGFRNPQGLAWNDRGILYASDHGETAHDEINIVQPGGNYGWPLVIGDEEMQGYDFIKPVIQSGNNTWAPAGIAFVASGPRTGQLLVSTLRGSALLAITFDELGTQVVNMERLLQGRYGRLREAYHARDDSIYLTTSNLDGRGIPSPGDDKILQLVE
- a CDS encoding GNAT family N-acetyltransferase, which produces MRKWIDENMFCLRPVNKDDFFILEVWLNKKYIKKWYGEPQEWLTEIRNDNGDFGWLSHYIVTYENTPVGFCQYYNCSQTPEGFEWDNEPPGTFAIDYLIGEEVFLKKGMGSMIVQQLCQLIISLEEPVQIVADPVPENTDSIKLLERNGFILDMATGLYKLEIADSSLASV
- a CDS encoding histidinol-phosphatase HisJ family protein; protein product: MEMLKKYRADYHVHTYYSDDSECPMEDMVHRALQLKLDEIAFTEHVDYGVKTDLNCDYEAYFEEVRKLSEKYAGQISIKCGIEFGVQIQTINQFQRDCEKYPFDFIILSNHQIDNKEFWNYAYQGGKKQQEYQEDYYKAIYDVMKNFKSYSVLGHLDMIKRYDKMGDFPDEKIMEYVDPILRLAIEDEKGIEINTSSFKYGLKDLMPSRRILKRYFELGGTIITLGSDTHETEHLADHIDEVKEELKSMGYRTFCTFEKMKPIYHEL